Proteins found in one Choloepus didactylus isolate mChoDid1 chromosome 3, mChoDid1.pri, whole genome shotgun sequence genomic segment:
- the FGL1 gene encoding fibrinogen-like protein 1, which translates to MEKLVKMFGFLLVTAALVMGRESWALETCLQEQVRLRAQVRLLETRVKQQQVKITQLLHEKEVQFLDKGKETAVIDLGSKRQYADCSEIFNDGHTNSGFYKIKPLQSPEELSVYCDMSDGGGWTVIQRRMDGRENFHRGWDDYKNGFGNFVQKNGEYWLGNKNLHLLTTQGEYTLKIDLADFENNSRHAQYKNFKVGDEKSAYVLTIGEYSGTAGDSFAGNFHPEVQWWASHQNMKFSTRDRDNDNYSGNCAEEEKSGWWFNRCHASNLNGLYYRGPYTAETDNGVVWYTWRGWWYSLKSVTMKIRPNDFTSNIV; encoded by the exons GCTCTCGAGACCTGTCTCCAGGAGCAGGTGCGGCTCAGAGCCCAGGTGCGCCTTCTGGAAACCCGGGTCAAACAGCAGCAGGTCAAGATCACCCAGCTTTTGCATGAGAAGGAAGTCCAATTCCTTGATAAAGGAAAGGAGACTGCTGTCATTGACCTTGGAAGCAAGAGGCAATATGCAG ATTGTTCAGAGATTTTCAATGATGGGCATACAAACAGTGGATTTTACAAAATTAAGCCCCTCCAGAGCCCAGAAGAATTATCTGTTTATTGTGACATGTCCGATGGAGGAGGGTGGACAGTAATTCAGAGACGAATGGATGGCAGAGAAAATTTTCACAG AGGCTGGGATGACTATAAAAATGGCTTTGGAAATTTTGTCCAAAAAAACGGTGAATATTGGCTTGGTAATAAAAATCTTCACTTATTAACCACCCAAG gagaatatactttaaaaatagacCTTGctgattttgaaaataatagcCGTCATGCacaatataaaaatttcaaagtgGGAGATGAAAAG AGTGCCTATGTGCTGACTATTGGGGAATATTCTGGAACAGCTGGAGACTCCTTTGCAGGAAACTTTCACCCTGAGGTGCAGTGGTGGGCAAGTCATCAAAATATGAAATTTAGCACAAGGGACAGAGATAATGACAACTACTCAGGGAACTGTGCAGAAGAGGAAAAGTCTGGCTGGTGGTTTAACAG GTGTCACGCTTCAAACCTGAATGGCTTATACTACAGGGGCCCCTACACTGCAGAGACGGATAATGGGGTGGTCTGGTATACCTGGCGTGGATGGTGGTATTCTTTGAAATCTGTGACTATGAAAATTAGGCCAAATGATTTCACCTCAAATATTGTTTAA